In Pseudonocardia sp. DSM 110487, the sequence CCGAGATCGGCGGCGATCCCTGCGAGATCCCGGTCGCCGTCGGCCAGCCGGTCCAGCGCGGCGCGCACCCGCAGGCGGTTCCGGAACCGAGTGAGGGTCTCGCCGGTCTCCGCGCGGAACACCCGGGAGAGGTGCGACCGCGAGACGCCGAGCAGGCGCGCGAGGCGGTCGAGGCCGTCGAACGCGGGGTCCGTGACCAGCACCTCCCTGGCCGCCTCCGCGAGCCGCCGGTGGGACGGGGTGTCGCCGGGTGCGGTGGCGCGAACGGGGTCGCGGAGCAGGCCCGTTGCGAGGTGCACCACCCGCTCGGCCAGCTCGAACCCGTCGGCACCCTGGCGCGCACGCGCGAGCAATGCGCGATGGGCCATGTCCACCCGGCCCGATGTGCGCAGCGTGTCCGGCAGCCGCCCGGGCAGCAGCTCGGCGGCGAGTTGCGGACCGAGCGAGACCACGGTGCAGGCGTCCTCGCGGCCCGGCAAGTGGGCGATGCTCTGCTCGTCGCCCGGGCGTCCCACGAACGCCGAGACCGGATCGACCGTCGCTTCCGCGCTGCGCAGTGTCCCCGAACTACGGAGCCGGAGCCCGAACGTGCCGCGTCGCACGAAGACGAGCTGGTGGCCGGGGGTGTGCAGGGGTGCGGTCCACGCCGGTGTTCGCTCGACGATCCGCAGGTCGTCCACGGCGATGTCGTCGGCGGCAGCCAGCCTCGTCACGTGTCGCACGATGCGATGCTTCCACGTGTGGCGCCGGCAGCGGAGCGGTTGGTATGGGCGGTCGAGACGCTGGGCGTGCGTCCCGGCGACCGGGTGCTCGAGATCGGTTGCGGGCACGGCGTTGCCGTGTCGCTGGTGTGCGAACGCCTCGACGGCGGGAGCGTCCTCGGCATCGACCGGTCCGCCAAGATGATCGAGATGGCGCGTCGA encodes:
- a CDS encoding AraC family transcriptional regulator is translated as MTRLAAADDIAVDDLRIVERTPAWTAPLHTPGHQLVFVRRGTFGLRLRSSGTLRSAEATVDPVSAFVGRPGDEQSIAHLPGREDACTVVSLGPQLAAELLPGRLPDTLRTSGRVDMAHRALLARARQGADGFELAERVVHLATGLLRDPVRATAPGDTPSHRRLAEAAREVLVTDPAFDGLDRLARLLGVSRSHLSRVFRAETGETLTRFRNRLRVRAALDRLADGDRDLAGIAADLGFADHAHFTRAMRAEVGDPPSRIRRLLGGEHESSSLAPGSRGRSRHDHANLERPNGE